A region of the Deltaproteobacteria bacterium genome:
CGCTGGACCCGGGGAACGCGTGGGCGAGGAAGGCGCCCGTTCTCGTCGTCGCGGCGAGCCGGCGCGCGGACGGTGCGGTCGTCGAGTCGCGGGAATACCACCTGCTCGACACCGGCCTGGCGCTGATGTCGCTGCTGTACCGCGGCGTGGACCAGGGGCTGCTGGTCCACCCGATGGCGGGATGGAAGGAGGAGCCGCTGCGGGCCGCCACCGGGCTCCCGGCCGACGTCGCTCCGATCGCGGTGGTCGCCGTCGGCTATCCGGGGAAGATTGCGGACCTCGGCGAGGCGGATCGGAAAAAGGACGAGAAGCCCCGCTCCCGGAAGGCGACCGCCGAGATCGCCTTCCGCGGTGCGTGGGGCGCTCCGTTCCCGGAAACCGCCCCGCCGGGTCCCGCCAAGGTGTTCGAGACCGACCTCCAGCTCCGGTTCGGCGACACCGACGCGATGGGGCATGTGAACAACGCCAAGGTCATCGTCTACCTCGAGGTGGGACGCGTCCGGTTCTTCGCGGAGGTGCTCGGAGCGGGCAGCGTCGACGATTTCCACTTCATCCTGGCCGA
Encoded here:
- a CDS encoding nitroreductase family protein, whose protein sequence is MEFSRVVTSRRSLRAFSDRPVEDGKIGRMLEAARWSPSCANRQPWRFVVVGRDDPSRPAVEEALDPGNAWARKAPVLVVAASRRADGAVVESREYHLLDTGLALMSLLYRGVDQGLLVHPMAGWKEEPLRAATGLPADVAPIAVVAVGYPGKIADLGEADRKKDEKPRSRKATAEIAFRGAWGAPFPETAPPGPAKVFETDLQLRFGDTDAMGHVNNAKVIVYLEVGRVRFFAEVLGAGSVDDFHFILAEVACRYRIPILLQDRVRVRMHITDISRSSYRFRYQLVDPVDGRVFVEAETVQVTYDYATGRPVPIDAGFLERVRDYIGE